In the Haloferula helveola genome, one interval contains:
- a CDS encoding DUF1592 domain-containing protein has translation MRCFALIRNLTFAVTLLIAWLVPCHLPTAQGAESIALEYLQAHCVRCHGVDKQKADRRFDALSAAISDHQTAEQWQEILDVVNLGDMPPEDEPQPTADETKRFVARLTQQIEIAREHLASGGQGRFRRLNRSEYRNTIRDLLGLNMESFDPTASFPADDRIDGFENIGERLVLSDYLMQCYLEAASRSIEKAVQSREVIDPIDVSLPAEKFSKRKFLFRPEQSFIVNPTGEYVDVAHSAPRLPRLHARGFQGVPADGYYTIRVRAEGIHREHPYPPRALQVDPDEPIQMQIIVTDPNVADAGKGHNSSDRIVATVSLADHESTVYEFRTWMDKGFVPVIRYANGPINFRASLVKLVRKFHPETMTSNWLDVFSTEPSDIPDAWISDVYQGPRMRIHHLQIAGPEPRDASRMDLLADKHPRSLRPFLFHAFRRPPLESEVARYRQFYESRRASGESQASAFLTTCKAILCSPSFIYLETPPDEDNSVNGAFRLASRLSYFLWSSMPDDHLLEVAASGKLNEPQTLLAQTHRMLRDPRAEALIVNFTNSWLRLNELGAMPPDPQKFASYYDRQLEPLMRRETQLFFAEILHKNMSIEKFIDSDFTFANRSLAKHYGLPTVAGEEFRRIALPGSSFRGGLLAQASVLTATSNGVETSPVTRGIWVLENILGSPPPPPPPDVEPLEPDIRGATTIREQLAKHRSVETCAECHRKIDPIGFALESFDPIGSLRFNYRDSSGKVARPVDTTGTLPTGEAFADIAELKQLLLGQKTQFAHCLTEKMLTYGLGREVGFQDRPIVEAIVDELAARGNGLRDLVELVVLCEAFRDD, from the coding sequence ATGAGGTGTTTCGCTCTAATCCGGAATCTGACTTTCGCGGTCACACTTCTTATCGCGTGGCTCGTGCCGTGTCATTTGCCAACGGCCCAGGGAGCGGAGTCAATTGCCCTCGAGTATCTCCAGGCTCACTGCGTCCGTTGCCATGGTGTGGACAAACAGAAAGCGGACAGGCGATTCGACGCCCTCAGTGCGGCGATTTCAGACCATCAAACCGCCGAGCAGTGGCAGGAGATTCTGGACGTCGTCAATCTCGGCGACATGCCTCCCGAGGACGAGCCTCAACCGACGGCTGACGAGACGAAGCGATTTGTAGCAAGGCTCACGCAGCAGATCGAGATAGCCCGCGAGCACCTGGCATCCGGTGGTCAAGGACGGTTCCGGAGGCTCAACCGATCCGAGTATCGCAACACGATTCGGGATCTTCTGGGCTTGAATATGGAGTCCTTCGATCCGACGGCTTCGTTTCCGGCGGATGATCGGATAGATGGGTTTGAGAACATCGGTGAAAGGCTGGTCCTCTCTGACTACCTAATGCAATGCTACCTCGAAGCAGCGTCCCGAAGCATCGAGAAGGCCGTTCAGTCACGGGAGGTCATCGACCCCATCGACGTCTCACTGCCAGCTGAAAAATTCAGCAAACGCAAGTTTCTCTTCCGCCCCGAGCAGAGTTTTATCGTCAATCCAACCGGCGAATATGTGGATGTCGCGCACAGCGCTCCCAGACTGCCGCGACTGCATGCGAGAGGATTCCAAGGTGTGCCGGCCGATGGATACTACACCATTCGTGTGCGAGCCGAAGGGATCCATCGCGAGCACCCCTATCCGCCTCGCGCATTGCAGGTCGATCCCGATGAGCCGATCCAGATGCAGATCATCGTGACCGACCCGAACGTTGCAGATGCGGGAAAGGGTCACAACTCATCGGACCGAATTGTAGCAACTGTGTCGCTGGCGGATCACGAATCAACAGTCTACGAATTCCGCACGTGGATGGACAAGGGGTTCGTGCCGGTGATCCGCTATGCCAACGGGCCGATCAACTTCCGGGCATCATTGGTGAAGTTGGTCCGCAAGTTCCATCCTGAAACCATGACGAGCAACTGGCTCGATGTCTTCTCGACAGAGCCGTCAGACATTCCGGATGCCTGGATTTCCGACGTCTACCAGGGACCCCGTATGCGAATCCACCACCTGCAAATTGCAGGTCCGGAACCCAGAGACGCGTCACGGATGGATCTATTGGCCGACAAGCATCCGCGATCACTCCGCCCATTCCTTTTTCATGCGTTCCGTCGCCCACCATTGGAATCCGAAGTCGCTCGATATCGCCAGTTCTATGAGTCACGACGCGCCTCGGGCGAGTCTCAGGCGTCTGCGTTCCTGACCACTTGTAAAGCGATCCTCTGTTCGCCGAGTTTCATCTATTTGGAGACTCCTCCCGATGAAGACAACAGCGTGAACGGAGCGTTCCGGCTTGCCTCCCGATTGTCATATTTTTTGTGGAGCTCGATGCCGGACGATCACTTGCTTGAAGTGGCTGCCAGCGGAAAACTGAATGAACCCCAAACGCTGCTGGCCCAAACTCACCGCATGTTGCGGGACCCACGGGCCGAGGCATTGATCGTCAATTTCACCAACAGTTGGTTGCGTCTGAATGAACTGGGGGCAATGCCGCCCGACCCTCAGAAATTTGCATCCTACTATGACCGTCAGCTTGAGCCGTTGATGCGGCGGGAAACCCAATTGTTCTTTGCGGAAATTCTACACAAGAACATGAGCATCGAGAAGTTCATTGATTCGGACTTCACCTTCGCCAATCGCAGTCTCGCGAAGCACTATGGCCTGCCGACGGTCGCGGGAGAGGAGTTTCGGCGAATCGCATTGCCTGGTTCATCGTTTCGGGGCGGACTACTTGCCCAGGCAAGCGTCCTGACGGCGACCTCGAATGGCGTCGAGACCTCACCGGTCACCCGCGGTATCTGGGTGTTGGAAAACATCCTTGGTTCACCGCCTCCCCCGCCGCCGCCCGACGTCGAGCCCCTGGAACCGGATATTCGAGGCGCGACAACCATTCGGGAGCAGCTTGCCAAACATCGAAGCGTTGAAACGTGTGCCGAGTGCCATCGAAAGATTGATCCGATTGGTTTTGCTCTGGAAAGTTTCGATCCCATCGGCTCCTTACGTTTCAACTACCGTGACAGTTCAGGGAAGGTCGCCAGACCGGTGGATACTACGGGAACCCTGCCGACAGGAGAGGCCTTTGCGGATATTGCTGAACTCAAGCAATTGCTTCTGGGCCAGAAAACTCAATTCGCGCATTGCCTCACTGAAAAGATGCTCACCTATGGGTTGGGTCGGGAGGTTGGGTTTCAAGACCGGCCAATCGTCGAAGCAATTGTTGATGAGCTTGCTGCACGAGGCAACGGCCTGCGCGACTTGGTTGAGCTTGTTGTCTTATGTGAGGCGTTCCGCGATGACTAG
- a CDS encoding Ig-like domain-containing protein, with translation MNKHLRESLTPACRLAAVAGFALVALTTSAFGAHYHVYLLGGQSNGNGRADAAQLTTPLDAAQTDVRFYWHRTQSVSNVGWILEDQWTDLAPGSGHGTGSPVYPKEFGCEVSFGRAMADAKPSDNIAIIKYTHGGTNLYSNWSASGTQYTTFVSTVQAGLAALTTAGHTYDLKGMLWQQGEADTGGSNADNYETNLTNLIARVRTDLFAGGPLPFLIGSLSDSQYSNITTVGSGPYKVRQAQETVAAADAAAGIVITDGYSTRLGDSIHLDHTAQVTLGQSFATLMLTFEGPDVSPPVISATSPADDATGVAANGDLVATFNEPIALVNGGTVTIRDLGPGADVVITLPDSRVIASGSDLIIDPSTDLAFENPYAIRISADAVADLAATPNLFGGIADDTTWNFITGTTEPVISELSPADDATGVAAGANLVLTFNEAVQKGSGGDIVIKENGGAVFETIPVTDARVAVSGSTVTVNPTGTFALGTGYHVQVADGAIEDLGGNPWSGISSADTTTWNFTTILPANAVGTSGVFDENTDATNAIDVENPPATLAAFKTAVQTAYDNDLGGVVDWETGVTANPSGGSASNNTLTAISAVFGSGSSRLLGITFDRTMELYTNDINGQVTVLSRQGASHNAVLPAGTSSSSVLFEMTLTGAEVTEVGAAMPSRSTFGAAGVDFRIAANFSGGGSSVLEDTIGNAKGADDTFFHFAAPGDQYITSLSIAYLDDNGQGLTDGQRRPILDDFGFIIRDAPPPPPPADVLTTGVFDENVEATNAIDIEIPASTLASFKTAVQTAFDNDLGGVIDWETGVTATPSSGGTANNTLDTVLEIGYGTGAGERLTITFDEPMELYTNNVAGQVSVLSQQGSFQNAIIPDDVNDVDYTMTFSGAVVTELGAAIPSRSTYMASGVDFRATASFSGGGSEVVDFTVGGTAGSGDTFLHFAAPGGESISSLSVVYLDDNGQGLTNGQRRPILDDLGFIAASAGETYANWIDEYPGVGGQTGVDDDPDGDGNGNGVENFFGTDPGEFSGGIIAGTVSGNTFTFSHPQGTLASDLDAVYTWSTDLLGFHGDGETHGGVTVDFATSTSVGITTVTATVTGSVDRIFVRAEVTLIE, from the coding sequence ATGAACAAACACCTGAGGGAGTCTCTCACTCCCGCATGTCGACTCGCAGCGGTTGCGGGCTTTGCCTTGGTCGCGCTCACGACGTCCGCTTTCGGTGCTCACTACCACGTCTATCTTCTCGGAGGGCAATCGAACGGCAACGGGCGTGCCGATGCGGCCCAACTGACTACGCCCTTGGACGCTGCACAGACCGATGTGCGCTTCTATTGGCATCGCACCCAGTCGGTAAGCAACGTGGGTTGGATCCTGGAAGACCAGTGGACCGATCTCGCCCCGGGGTCGGGTCACGGGACCGGTTCGCCGGTGTATCCCAAGGAGTTCGGCTGTGAAGTTTCGTTCGGCCGGGCGATGGCGGATGCGAAGCCTTCGGACAACATCGCCATCATCAAATACACCCATGGTGGAACCAACCTCTATTCCAATTGGTCCGCCAGCGGCACCCAGTACACGACCTTTGTTTCAACCGTTCAGGCGGGACTTGCCGCTCTGACCACGGCGGGGCACACCTACGATCTCAAGGGCATGCTCTGGCAGCAGGGCGAGGCCGACACGGGTGGGAGCAATGCGGACAACTACGAGACCAATCTCACCAACCTGATCGCCCGGGTGCGGACCGATCTGTTCGCAGGTGGTCCGCTTCCGTTCCTCATCGGCAGCCTCTCCGACAGCCAATACTCCAACATCACGACCGTCGGCTCGGGACCCTACAAGGTGCGGCAGGCGCAGGAGACAGTGGCGGCGGCCGATGCGGCGGCGGGAATCGTGATCACCGACGGCTACAGCACCCGTCTTGGTGACTCGATTCACCTCGATCACACCGCCCAAGTGACCCTCGGACAGAGCTTCGCCACGCTGATGCTCACCTTTGAGGGCCCGGATGTCTCGCCCCCGGTAATATCGGCGACAAGCCCGGCTGATGATGCCACCGGAGTGGCGGCCAATGGCGATCTCGTGGCGACCTTCAACGAACCGATCGCATTGGTGAACGGCGGCACGGTGACCATCCGTGATCTGGGTCCGGGTGCCGATGTCGTCATCACGCTTCCAGACTCACGCGTCATCGCCTCTGGAAGCGACCTGATCATCGACCCTTCGACGGACCTGGCGTTCGAAAATCCCTATGCGATCCGGATCAGCGCGGACGCGGTCGCTGACCTTGCGGCCACTCCGAACCTGTTCGGTGGAATCGCGGACGACACCACATGGAATTTCATCACGGGAACAACCGAACCGGTGATCTCCGAACTCAGTCCGGCGGACGATGCGACCGGTGTCGCTGCCGGAGCCAACCTCGTGCTCACCTTCAACGAGGCCGTGCAAAAAGGCTCGGGAGGGGACATCGTGATCAAGGAGAACGGGGGAGCGGTCTTCGAGACCATTCCCGTGACCGATGCGCGCGTCGCCGTGAGCGGGTCGACCGTGACGGTCAATCCGACCGGCACCTTCGCGCTGGGCACCGGCTATCACGTGCAGGTTGCGGACGGGGCCATCGAGGACCTCGGAGGAAACCCCTGGTCGGGGATTTCCAGTGCCGACACGACGACTTGGAACTTCACCACCATTCTCCCGGCCAACGCGGTGGGGACGAGCGGAGTCTTTGACGAGAATACCGACGCCACCAATGCGATCGATGTCGAGAATCCTCCGGCCACTCTGGCAGCCTTCAAGACGGCGGTCCAAACGGCCTACGACAACGATCTCGGCGGGGTGGTGGACTGGGAGACCGGTGTCACGGCCAACCCGAGTGGAGGTTCGGCGTCCAACAATACGCTCACCGCCATCAGCGCGGTGTTCGGGTCGGGTTCCTCCCGGTTGCTGGGGATCACGTTCGATCGAACCATGGAGCTTTACACCAATGACATCAATGGCCAGGTCACCGTGCTCTCGCGGCAGGGAGCGTCCCACAATGCCGTGCTCCCGGCAGGCACGAGTTCGTCTTCGGTTCTGTTCGAGATGACTTTGACGGGTGCGGAGGTCACCGAAGTGGGAGCGGCGATGCCGTCGCGGAGCACCTTTGGCGCCGCGGGTGTCGACTTCCGGATCGCGGCCAACTTCAGCGGAGGAGGATCGTCCGTGTTGGAGGACACCATCGGGAACGCCAAGGGGGCCGACGACACGTTCTTCCACTTTGCCGCGCCGGGCGACCAATACATCACCTCGCTCAGCATCGCCTATCTCGATGACAACGGGCAGGGGCTGACCGATGGCCAGCGCCGCCCGATTCTCGACGACTTCGGGTTCATCATTCGCGACGCTCCGCCGCCTCCGCCTCCGGCGGACGTTCTGACAACCGGTGTCTTCGATGAAAATGTCGAAGCCACCAACGCGATCGATATCGAGATCCCGGCGTCGACACTCGCATCGTTCAAGACCGCGGTTCAGACGGCTTTCGACAACGATCTCGGCGGAGTCATCGACTGGGAGACCGGCGTAACCGCGACCCCGAGCAGCGGAGGCACCGCCAACAACACCTTGGATACCGTGCTCGAAATCGGATACGGAACAGGCGCGGGCGAGAGGCTGACCATCACCTTCGACGAGCCCATGGAGCTCTATACGAACAACGTCGCCGGACAGGTGAGCGTCCTGTCGCAGCAGGGAAGCTTTCAGAACGCGATCATCCCGGACGACGTCAATGACGTCGACTATACGATGACGTTCTCCGGTGCCGTGGTGACCGAACTCGGAGCTGCCATCCCGTCACGGAGCACCTACATGGCGTCGGGCGTCGACTTCCGGGCCACCGCGAGCTTCAGCGGAGGCGGATCGGAAGTGGTTGATTTCACCGTTGGAGGAACTGCCGGCAGCGGGGACACGTTCCTTCACTTCGCGGCGCCGGGCGGCGAGTCGATCAGTTCATTGTCGGTCGTTTATCTCGATGACAACGGCCAAGGCCTGACCAACGGCCAGAGGCGGCCGATCCTCGATGACCTGGGTTTCATCGCGGCGTCGGCGGGGGAAACCTACGCCAATTGGATCGATGAATATCCCGGTGTTGGCGGTCAGACCGGAGTCGATGACGACCCCGACGGAGACGGCAACGGCAACGGAGTGGAGAACTTCTTCGGCACCGACCCCGGTGAATTCTCCGGGGGGATCATCGCTGGAACCGTAAGCGGGAATACCTTCACTTTCAGCCATCCACAGGGGACGTTGGCGAGCGATCTCGATGCCGTCTACACATGGTCGACCGATCTGCTGGGGTTCCACGGGGACGGTGAGACCCACGGTGGCGTCACCGTGGATTTCGCGACCTCAACCTCAGTGGGTATCACCACGGTGACGGCGACAGTCACCGGTTCGGTGGACCGCATCTTCGTGAGGGCCGAGGTCACGTTGATCGAATAG
- a CDS encoding alpha/beta hydrolase, translating into MKPFHRLSFVRLSTPTLLICSSMMSGLAEADPIPDESKTVIPKATLDRLDQQLDVTFANYGERTLQMDIFRPKEESQALPAIVCIHGGGWQKGSKINHRKVAQALAAEGYVTASIDYRLSGEARFPAHIHDCKAAVRFLRANAEKYGINADRIGAIGHSAGGHLAALLATSSGVAELEGDGGNAGVSSALQAVVPMGGQTDFMSARNREKSATAEIWQKFLGGSQEELPATYRLASPLEHLDESDPPVWIITGEKDDSSTHAEALRKKMDEFEIENGLTIINGAPHPFTVRQVWFDQMMEIAVPFFDRTLKKD; encoded by the coding sequence ATGAAACCATTCCACAGGTTATCCTTCGTCCGTCTCTCGACGCCAACTCTGCTCATCTGCAGTTCTATGATGTCCGGCTTGGCGGAGGCCGATCCAATCCCCGATGAAAGCAAGACCGTCATTCCCAAAGCCACCTTGGATCGACTGGATCAACAACTTGACGTGACCTTCGCGAATTACGGCGAGCGGACCTTGCAGATGGATATTTTCCGACCAAAGGAAGAGTCGCAGGCATTGCCAGCGATCGTCTGCATTCACGGTGGAGGCTGGCAAAAAGGCAGCAAGATCAATCATCGCAAGGTCGCGCAAGCATTGGCGGCCGAAGGGTATGTCACTGCCTCGATTGATTATCGACTGAGTGGTGAGGCAAGGTTTCCGGCCCATATTCACGATTGCAAGGCGGCGGTCCGGTTTCTTCGTGCCAATGCAGAGAAATACGGCATCAACGCAGACAGAATCGGCGCTATCGGGCACTCGGCGGGAGGCCACCTTGCAGCTCTTTTGGCCACATCTAGCGGTGTCGCGGAACTGGAGGGCGATGGCGGCAACGCCGGAGTCAGCAGTGCCCTTCAAGCCGTGGTTCCGATGGGTGGGCAAACGGATTTCATGTCAGCGAGAAATCGGGAGAAATCGGCGACGGCGGAGATCTGGCAGAAGTTTCTTGGCGGGTCGCAAGAGGAACTTCCCGCAACCTATCGACTCGCCTCACCCTTGGAGCACCTGGACGAAAGTGATCCACCAGTCTGGATCATCACCGGCGAGAAGGACGATTCCAGCACTCATGCCGAAGCCTTGCGGAAAAAAATGGACGAGTTTGAAATCGAAAATGGACTGACCATCATCAATGGGGCTCCCCATCCGTTCACCGTCAGGCAAGT
- a CDS encoding substrate-binding domain-containing protein: MPTLRVLTAAEQVADHLRKEIRSGTWTGTMPGGAALARELGVGRMTVDAALDLLEKQGELVSQGARLPRRVSTTRSYSSSLKVAFLPYLIEDYRFDYIMDLQRLLQEDGHTVLFPKTSITLMKGNMARITKLIETTQADAWIVVAGPREVLTWFSECPVPAFAMFGRRSGLPIAGIGPDKSPALRELARHFIELGHERITMLTRPVRRLPRPGAPERAFLDELRRGGIRTGSYNLPDWDGKSETLGNVVDSIFKLTPPTAIVLDEPPIFLSVQQHLARRGILAPQHVSLACTDWDPYFELQQPSVAHVLWDSRPWVRRIVRWVRNVSQGKSDLVQSLTKTKLVRGESIGRALSRRRRG, encoded by the coding sequence ATGCCCACCTTGCGAGTCCTTACCGCCGCCGAACAGGTCGCGGATCATTTGCGCAAAGAGATCCGCTCCGGAACATGGACCGGCACCATGCCTGGCGGAGCGGCCTTGGCGCGGGAATTGGGAGTCGGACGGATGACGGTCGACGCCGCGCTCGACCTGCTCGAGAAGCAGGGCGAACTTGTCAGCCAGGGTGCCAGGCTCCCACGTAGGGTCTCCACGACTCGCAGCTATTCCTCGTCCCTGAAGGTCGCCTTCCTGCCCTACCTGATCGAAGACTATCGCTTCGACTACATCATGGATCTCCAGCGACTTCTTCAGGAAGACGGACACACCGTTCTATTTCCGAAGACTTCCATCACGCTCATGAAGGGAAACATGGCGAGGATCACCAAGCTGATCGAGACGACCCAGGCGGACGCATGGATTGTCGTCGCGGGTCCGCGCGAAGTGCTCACATGGTTTTCCGAATGCCCTGTGCCGGCTTTCGCGATGTTCGGGCGCCGGTCGGGCCTTCCGATTGCGGGAATCGGCCCCGACAAGTCGCCGGCCCTCAGGGAATTGGCACGGCACTTCATCGAGTTGGGTCACGAGCGCATCACCATGCTGACGAGACCCGTGCGGCGCCTGCCCAGACCGGGAGCACCCGAGCGGGCGTTCCTCGATGAATTGCGGCGCGGCGGCATTCGGACCGGAAGCTACAACCTGCCGGACTGGGACGGGAAAAGCGAGACGTTGGGGAACGTGGTCGATTCCATTTTCAAGCTCACGCCACCCACCGCCATCGTTCTGGATGAGCCGCCCATCTTCCTCAGCGTGCAGCAGCATCTGGCCCGGCGTGGCATCCTCGCACCCCAGCATGTGTCCCTCGCGTGTACGGACTGGGATCCCTACTTCGAGTTGCAACAGCCATCCGTCGCCCACGTACTCTGGGACAGCCGTCCTTGGGTCCGACGGATCGTCAGGTGGGTCCGGAATGTGAGCCAGGGCAAGAGCGACCTCGTTCAGTCGCTTACGAAGACGAAGCTGGTCCGCGGCGAAAGCATCGGCCGGGCCCTCTCGAGACGCCGCCGCGGCTGA
- a CDS encoding alpha/beta hydrolase family protein codes for MFTRIGSLLLMVMASAALGADETFAPYESTEDVPQRAEELWEAYDPREEALEVKIVKEWKENGVVTRYITFKVGTFKGSDARIAAYYSFPDNGGRNPAFVWSHGGGQRAERGRGVYFAKQGFATVDINWLGRPMEDDIKINTDWGKVDPTQGPRFYKKALRDGWKRDLQPDEHTIDPVPSPRNANWFLLAVAARRAITFLEQQPEVDPDRLGFSGFSMGGMVTALTATDSRLKAVAPFVGGTGFKYVDFPGGIRGSSIRTHFQDLDLYRKTIDASAYWPSVRCPVMFISSSNDFHATFERIYRSMALLQHDDWRVSANIHRNHGPDPEQWVMLNLWFDRYLKGVDPDIPVTPPSSFEVEGKTARFVVTPAQRDRLVGVEVYYSYDPNSRTRFWNRADAIEAAGKYRVDLPVHENLPLYVFALCRYRLPGKVTLERGETTTFTLNSLEHVHLPDAVDLSALADVPKTRTVFEDFEHGLQDWASRDQCSIQTYKFQSPELDTSNDKKLVLTVDPKGRKLLLRLRTGSDFLGKEGKFGSFTFTKPVDGKASRNVVVERKDFRGEDGETLEWANIVTFDVALIDRETREPVNLTSEHGRGILQRIELVD; via the coding sequence ATGTTCACGAGGATTGGTTCCCTGCTCCTGATGGTGATGGCTTCCGCTGCTCTTGGTGCGGACGAGACGTTCGCTCCGTACGAATCCACGGAAGACGTTCCGCAACGGGCCGAAGAGTTATGGGAAGCCTACGACCCCCGCGAGGAAGCGTTGGAGGTCAAGATCGTGAAGGAATGGAAGGAGAACGGAGTGGTGACCCGATACATCACCTTCAAGGTCGGGACCTTCAAGGGAAGTGATGCCCGGATCGCTGCTTACTACTCCTTCCCCGACAATGGCGGGCGGAATCCGGCATTCGTCTGGAGCCATGGGGGCGGTCAGCGGGCAGAGCGGGGCCGTGGCGTCTATTTCGCGAAGCAGGGCTTCGCCACGGTCGACATCAACTGGCTCGGCCGACCGATGGAGGACGACATCAAGATCAACACCGATTGGGGTAAGGTGGATCCGACCCAAGGACCCCGGTTTTACAAGAAGGCACTGAGAGATGGTTGGAAGCGAGATCTCCAACCGGACGAGCACACGATCGATCCGGTGCCGAGCCCGCGGAACGCGAACTGGTTCCTGCTCGCCGTGGCGGCGCGGCGGGCAATCACGTTTCTGGAACAACAGCCCGAGGTAGATCCCGACAGGCTCGGGTTCTCCGGATTCTCGATGGGCGGAATGGTCACCGCGCTGACCGCCACCGATAGTCGGCTCAAGGCGGTGGCGCCGTTCGTCGGCGGGACGGGTTTCAAATACGTCGACTTTCCGGGCGGGATCCGAGGGAGCAGCATCCGCACCCATTTCCAAGACCTGGATCTCTATCGGAAGACCATTGATGCGTCCGCCTACTGGCCTTCGGTCCGGTGCCCGGTGATGTTCATCAGTTCGTCCAACGACTTCCACGCGACCTTCGAGCGCATCTACCGTTCGATGGCGCTGCTCCAGCACGACGACTGGCGGGTCAGTGCCAACATCCACCGCAATCATGGTCCCGACCCCGAGCAGTGGGTCATGCTGAACCTGTGGTTCGACCGTTACCTCAAAGGCGTCGATCCCGATATCCCGGTCACGCCTCCGTCGAGCTTCGAGGTGGAGGGTAAAACGGCGCGCTTCGTGGTGACGCCCGCGCAGCGCGACCGCCTCGTCGGCGTCGAGGTCTACTACAGCTACGACCCCAATTCGCGGACCCGATTCTGGAATCGGGCGGATGCTATCGAGGCGGCAGGGAAGTATCGGGTCGATCTGCCGGTGCACGAGAACCTGCCACTGTACGTGTTCGCGCTCTGCCGTTACCGATTGCCGGGCAAGGTCACTCTTGAGCGCGGCGAAACGACCACCTTCACGCTGAACTCACTCGAGCACGTTCATTTGCCGGATGCGGTCGATCTTTCCGCGCTGGCTGACGTTCCGAAGACGCGGACCGTCTTCGAGGATTTCGAGCATGGTCTGCAGGATTGGGCGAGCCGGGACCAGTGCAGCATCCAGACGTACAAGTTCCAAAGTCCCGAGCTGGATACCTCGAATGACAAGAAGTTGGTCCTGACCGTCGACCCGAAGGGCAGGAAACTGCTGCTTCGCCTCAGAACCGGTAGCGACTTTCTCGGTAAGGAAGGAAAGTTCGGCAGCTTCACGTTCACCAAACCTGTTGACGGAAAAGCTTCCCGCAATGTCGTGGTCGAACGGAAAGACTTCCGAGGTGAAGATGGGGAGACGCTGGAGTGGGCGAATATCGTGACTTTCGACGTTGCCCTCATCGATCGGGAGACCAGGGAGCCGGTGAACCTGACGTCGGAACATGGTCGCGGGATCCTGCAAAGAATCGAACTGGTCGATTGA
- a CDS encoding DUF1552 domain-containing protein, which translates to MTLLAEAAPEQSSLYGETILGSSSLPLMKPTTNRLDRRRFLTGAGAAVALPFLESLALPRRLMAAEVTAETPMRMVCIGLEYGLYPNDFFPQQTGRHYELPRLLAPLASLKNDFTVFSGLDHPGITGGHQAAHTFLSGIRSDQAKQYPDGNVTVDQRAAEFVGVRTRFPSMQLGLGGGGVSWTRNGIEIPTITRLQTLFDALFLETPASKRKRQVDTYAANRSILDVVAEDAAALNKRVSRGDSEKLDEYFTSIREVEKRLEQSEAWLNKPKPKSDYRLPAPLPTSFTEEVALFYDLMRLALETDSTRLISMAIHGWTGDSGLAGVTKGYHDLTHHGRDESKLQQLGLIEQFHTSQLARFLDGLKHSQVADDASLLDRTMVLMGSGLGNASSHSNRNLPLLLAGGGFEHGAHKAYAADGVRKTPACNLYLSMLQRFGVEADRFGTSTGTLEGLS; encoded by the coding sequence GTGACCTTGCTGGCAGAAGCAGCGCCCGAGCAGTCGTCACTTTATGGGGAAACAATCCTCGGTTCCTCGTCATTACCATTGATGAAACCGACGACGAATCGACTCGACCGGCGAAGATTCTTGACTGGAGCAGGAGCCGCTGTGGCTCTTCCGTTCCTTGAATCCCTGGCGCTCCCAAGGCGTTTGATGGCGGCGGAGGTTACGGCTGAAACCCCGATGCGGATGGTCTGCATCGGCCTGGAATACGGGCTCTATCCGAACGACTTCTTCCCTCAGCAAACGGGGCGCCACTACGAGCTACCTCGTCTCCTGGCTCCGTTAGCATCACTGAAGAACGACTTCACCGTCTTTTCCGGCTTGGATCATCCTGGAATCACGGGAGGGCATCAGGCGGCTCACACCTTCTTGTCCGGCATTCGATCGGATCAAGCAAAACAGTATCCCGATGGAAACGTCACGGTTGATCAGCGGGCGGCAGAGTTTGTGGGCGTACGAACCCGTTTCCCATCGATGCAGCTGGGACTGGGCGGTGGCGGCGTGTCGTGGACGCGAAACGGCATCGAGATCCCGACGATCACGCGACTGCAAACCCTGTTCGACGCGCTGTTTTTGGAAACACCCGCCTCGAAGCGGAAGCGGCAAGTCGACACGTATGCAGCCAATCGTAGCATCCTGGACGTGGTCGCTGAGGATGCGGCGGCATTGAACAAGCGCGTCAGCCGCGGAGACTCAGAGAAGCTCGATGAGTACTTTACATCGATACGCGAGGTGGAAAAGCGCCTAGAGCAATCAGAGGCATGGCTCAATAAGCCAAAGCCGAAGTCGGACTACAGATTGCCGGCGCCATTGCCGACCAGCTTCACTGAAGAAGTGGCTTTGTTCTACGACCTGATGAGATTGGCCTTGGAAACCGACTCAACCCGCCTGATTTCAATGGCAATCCACGGATGGACCGGAGACTCGGGGCTGGCGGGCGTCACCAAGGGTTATCACGACCTCACGCACCACGGCCGCGATGAATCGAAGCTGCAGCAGCTTGGCCTGATCGAGCAATTTCATACCTCGCAGCTCGCACGGTTCCTTGACGGACTGAAACATTCGCAAGTAGCCGACGACGCCTCACTGCTCGACCGGACCATGGTCTTGATGGGAAGCGGTCTTGGGAACGCGAGCTCTCACTCCAATCGAAATCTCCCCTTGCTGCTGGCGGGTGGCGGTTTCGAGCACGGTGCTCACAAAGCTTACGCAGCCGACGGAGTCCGGAAGACGCCAGCATGCAATCTGTATCTCTCGATGTTGCAGCGCTTTGGCGTGGAAGCCGATCGCTTTGGAACCAGCACGGGAACCTTGGAGGGGCTGAGCTGA